One window from the genome of Lacerta agilis isolate rLacAgi1 chromosome 18, rLacAgi1.pri, whole genome shotgun sequence encodes:
- the ARRDC2 gene encoding arrestin domain-containing protein 2, which yields MLFDRVKRFSVELDCPEVASPPVFSSGETVAGRVVLELSGTARLGALHLHAQGAAKVHWTESRSAGSSTAYTQSYSDQVEFLSHRQTLLAPPDNGDVTVLQAGRHEFPFTFQLPESLATSFEGKHGSVRYWVKAKLHRPWSSVKKAKMDFTIIEPIDINTPALLAPQAGVKEKLARAWYCNRGQVSVSAKIDRKGYTPGEVIPIFAEIDNCTTRTVVPKAAIIQTQTFVARGTKKQKKSVVASMVGDAIAAGKREVWHGRAIKIPPVGPSILQCRIIHVEYTLKVCIDIPGSSKLFLELPLVIGTIPLHPFGSRTSSVSSQYSVNLDWVRMGIPEEPEAPPEYSSVVSSEEPLETLSPPGQDNRGPGVLEGPFFAYIQEFRFRPPPLYSEVDPNPQPDAAIRPRCMTC from the exons ATGCTATTTGACCGTGTGAAGCGCTTTTCGGTGGAGCTGGATTGCCCCGAGGTGGCCTCGCCGCCGGTTTTCAGCTCCGGGGAGACCGTGGCCGGCCGCGTGGTGCTGGAGCTGTCCGGCACGGCGCGTCTGGGCGCGCTCCACCTGCACGCTCAAGGCGCGGCCAAAGTCCACTGGACCGAGTCTCGCAGCGCCGGATCCAGCACCGCTTACACGCAGAGCTACAGCGACCAGGTGGAGTTCCTCAGCCACCGGCAGACCCTCCTGGCCCCGCCAG ACAACGGAGACGTCACGGTCCTTCAGGCCGGCCGACACGAATTCCCTTTCACTTTCCAGCTGCCAGA ATCCTTGGCCACTTCCTTCGAGGGAAAACATGGGAGCGTCCGCTATTGGGTGAAAGCCAAGCTCCACCGTCCCTGGTCCTCCGTCAAGAAAGCAAAAATGGATTTCACCATTATTGAGCCCATCGATATCAACACGCCGGCGTTACTG GCTCCACAAGCCGGTGTCAAGGAAAAGCTGGCACGAGCTTGGTATTGTAACCGAGGGCAGGTCTCTGTCTCGGCCAAGATCGACCGGAAAGGCTACACCCCAG GCGAGGTGATCCCCATCTTTGCCGAGATCGACAACTGCACCACCCGCACGGTGGTCCCCAAGGCGGCCATCATCCAGACGCAGACCTTTGTGGCCCGCGGCACCAAGAAGCAGAAGAAGTCCGTGGTGGCCTCCATGGTGGGCGACGCCATCGCGGCCGGCAAGAGGGAGGTGTGGCACGGCCGGGCCATCAAGATCCCCCCCGTGGGACCCTCCATCCTCCAGTGCCGCATCATCCACGTCGAGTACACGCTCAAG GTCTGCATCGATATCCCGGGGTCTTCGAAGCTGTTCCTGGAACTCCCGCTGGTCATCGGCACGATCCCCCTGCACCCCTTTGGCAGCCGCACCTCCAGCGTCAGCAGCCAATACAGCGTCAATTTGGATTGGGTCCGGATGGGAATCCCCGAAGAACCCGAGG CTCCTCCTGAATACTCGTCCGTTGTGTCCAGCGAGGAACCCCTGGAGACCCTCTCGCCGCCCGGCCAGGACAACAGGGGCCCCGGCGTCCTCGAAGGGCCCTTTTTCGCCTACATCCAGGAATTCCGCTTCCGGCCGCCTCCGCTCTATTCCGAG GTGGATCCCAATCCCCAACCGGACGCCGCCATCCGCCCGCGCTGCATGACCTGCTGA